One region of Triticum aestivum cultivar Chinese Spring chromosome 6B, IWGSC CS RefSeq v2.1, whole genome shotgun sequence genomic DNA includes:
- the LOC123139457 gene encoding SAP-like protein BP-73, which translates to MTGAAPALLHHHGVSSRGTLPVYHGNCRFVPGSCFLSKSTILGPLTVSLVCGATPNNHRPRNPDISRQQKRGSSSRGKSKPFQERDDSENNDEFDSDTVSSKNGPPISLTSNTRPHATSAPGEREKEIVELFKRVQAQLRARGKGREDKKPEPAKSQGERGSVDSLLNLLRKHSVDQKRKSGDEKEQNFDQTWRSSDSGNKQSSRIFGTKNDAQEGQKPPPATFQRPPSSFRRRSPVPGVKFQLVTNPDADAKPVVNGMTDAVLKVKTPLEEETAQDEPDSVSPYEPDSVIAPEDASLDDFVVSDDDSDVLDTDEPEDYLEPLDDADDVTDSIPSHVDSLEGSPSAEASDLSSLKVTELRELAKSRGLRGYSKMKKSDLVALLSDVS; encoded by the exons atgaccggcgctgcccccgccctcctccaccaccacg GAGTTTCAAGCAGAGGAACATTACCTGTCTATCATGGCAATTGCAGATTCGTCCCAGGATCTTGTTTCCTCAGCAAATCAACTATTTTGGGACCATTGACTGTGTCTTTGGTTTGTGGTGCTACCCCCAACAACCATAGACCAAGGAATCCAGATATCTCACGACAACAGAAGAGGGGTTCATCATCAAGGGGGAAAAGCAAGCCATTCCAAGAAAGGGACGACTCTGAGAATAATGATGAATTTGATAGCGATACAGTATCCTCCAAAAATGGACCACCTATATCTTTGACAAGCAACACGCGTCCCCATGCAACATCAGCTCCAGGGGAAAGGGAAAAGGAGATTGTAGAGCTATTTAAAAGGGTGCAAGCACAACTGCGAGCGAGGGGAAAAGGCAGGGAGGACAAGAAGCCTGAACCTGCAAAATCCCAGGGTGAGAGGGGAAGTGTGGATTCCCTTCTTAATTTGCTCAGGAAACACTCGGTGGACCAAAAACGAAAGAGCGGCGATGAGAAAGAGCAGAATTTTGATCAGACATGGAGAAGCAGTGATTCTGGAAACAAGCAAAGTTCAAGGATATTTGGCACGAAGAACGACGCCCAGGAAGGGCAGAAGCCACCTCCTGCAACCTTCCAGAGACCGCCTTCAAGCTTCAGGCGAAGATCTCCTGTCCCTGGGGTCAAGTTCCAGCTTGTTACCAATCCAGATGCTGATGCCAAGCCTGTCGTCAATGGCATGACCGATGCTGTGCTGAAAGTCAAGACGCCACTGGAGGAGGAGACTGCTCAAGATGAACCTGATTCAGTCTCCCCGTACGAACCCGACTCTGTGATAGCACCAGAAGATGCATCTCTGGACGACTTTGTTGTCTCAGACGACGATTCAGACGTGCTGGACACCGATGAACCCGAAGATTATCTGGAACCATTGGATGATGCTGATGACGTTACAGATAGCATCCCATCCCATGTTGACAGTCTGGAAGGTAGTCCTTCCGCAGAAGCTTCCGACCTGAGCTCGCTCAAGGTGACGGAGCTGAGGGAGCTGGCGAAATCTCGGGGACTCCGGGGTTACTCGAAGATGAAGAAGAGCGACCTGGTCGCGCTACTGAGCGACGTGTCCTGA